Proteins co-encoded in one Bacillus paramycoides genomic window:
- a CDS encoding GntR family transcriptional regulator, with product MKIVLSNVSSMPLYQQIKEQIKESIFNNELKEGEQLPSIRSLANDLHVSVLTTKRVYAELETEGFIITKVGKGTYVAPTNLELLMESKRRMVEVKLTEVCQMARSIGIHADDLHSILDLILEEENEK from the coding sequence ATGAAAATAGTCTTAAGTAATGTATCAAGTATGCCTTTATATCAACAGATAAAGGAGCAAATTAAAGAATCTATATTTAACAATGAATTAAAAGAGGGTGAACAATTACCATCAATCCGCTCACTTGCTAACGACTTACATGTAAGTGTACTTACTACAAAAAGAGTTTATGCAGAATTAGAAACAGAAGGCTTTATTATTACAAAGGTTGGAAAAGGGACCTATGTAGCTCCTACAAATTTAGAGTTGTTAATGGAGTCCAAACGCCGGATGGTAGAAGTTAAACTTACTGAAGTTTGTCAAATGGCACGTAGTATAGGTATTCATGCAGATGATCTCCATTCAATTTTAGATTTAATTTTAGAGGAGGAGAATGAAAAATGA
- a CDS encoding ABC transporter ATP-binding protein, with amino-acid sequence MNVVLEVNNLNKSYENFSLKDVTFSLNTDCITGFIGTNGSGKTTTIKAILGLILKDSGKINFLGKDMDKHERKSKNKIGIVLDEGYFYDELTVKEMKNVIAPSYTEWDEPVFQNYIKKFNLNLEQKISTLSKGMRMKFAVALALSHHADLLIMDEPTSGLDPLVRSELMDILLDFMKEPGKSVFFSTHITSDLDKIADMIILIDNGKVLVNDEKDVLIDTHALVKGDNRLINEQTRPLFLNLHQTHYGFEGITNKKDDVRRLMPDVLIERPTIEDIMLSYIGGNTHVN; translated from the coding sequence ATGAATGTTGTGTTAGAAGTAAATAATTTAAATAAATCTTACGAGAATTTTTCGTTAAAAGATGTTACCTTTTCACTTAATACAGACTGTATAACAGGATTTATCGGTACAAATGGTTCTGGAAAGACCACTACAATTAAAGCGATTTTAGGTCTCATTTTAAAAGATTCTGGGAAAATTAATTTTCTAGGGAAAGATATGGATAAGCATGAAAGAAAGTCTAAAAACAAAATTGGTATCGTGCTAGATGAAGGCTATTTTTATGATGAATTAACAGTAAAGGAAATGAAAAATGTTATTGCTCCATCCTACACTGAATGGGATGAACCAGTTTTCCAAAATTACATTAAAAAGTTTAACTTAAATCTAGAACAAAAAATCTCTACTCTATCCAAAGGAATGCGAATGAAATTTGCAGTTGCATTAGCCCTATCCCATCATGCAGATTTATTAATAATGGATGAACCAACAAGTGGCTTGGATCCATTAGTACGGAGTGAATTAATGGATATTCTCCTTGATTTCATGAAAGAGCCGGGGAAAAGCGTATTTTTTTCCACTCATATTACATCTGATTTAGATAAAATTGCTGATATGATTATTTTAATTGATAATGGAAAAGTTTTAGTTAATGATGAAAAAGATGTTTTAATAGACACACATGCATTGGTAAAGGGCGACAACCGCTTAATTAATGAACAAACAAGACCTCTTTTTTTAAATTTACATCAAACTCACTATGGATTTGAAGGGATTACTAATAAAAAAGATGATGTACGTCGACTCATGCCTGATGTATTAATAGAAAGACCAACTATTGAGGATATTATGCTTTCATATATTGGGGGGAACACCCATGTTAATTAA
- a CDS encoding ABC-2 transporter permease produces the protein MLINLVMKDFLLVKKYFLILLVFAAIAPIYLSSQLQLNDGGLVSFLLTVILMEYILFGTVSKFEDQYKGAALLCATPYTRSAFVKAKYLFLFVIFICAAIIRIIISVVAPSGIESLSAIALGITFLTLSILFGVLLPVQFKFGYDKTKIISLLTAFLIPFVAPTLIRGLQSSNIDFKSIFPFSPTVLTWMPCFISIIIGFISMIISLKVYAKKDL, from the coding sequence ATGTTAATTAACCTAGTGATGAAAGACTTTTTGTTAGTCAAAAAATATTTTCTAATCTTACTCGTTTTTGCTGCTATAGCTCCTATTTATCTTTCTTCACAATTACAATTAAACGATGGCGGTCTTGTTAGCTTTCTTTTAACCGTTATTTTGATGGAATATATTTTGTTCGGAACAGTATCCAAATTTGAGGACCAGTACAAGGGAGCGGCTTTACTTTGTGCTACCCCGTACACTCGAAGCGCATTTGTAAAAGCGAAGTACCTTTTTCTTTTTGTAATTTTTATTTGTGCAGCTATTATCCGTATAATCATTTCAGTTGTCGCCCCATCGGGTATAGAAAGCCTTAGCGCTATTGCTCTTGGAATAACGTTTTTAACTCTAAGTATTTTATTTGGTGTACTACTTCCTGTTCAGTTTAAATTTGGTTATGACAAAACAAAAATCATATCACTTTTAACTGCTTTTTTAATACCTTTTGTTGCTCCTACTCTTATAAGGGGACTACAATCAAGCAATATTGATTTCAAAAGTATTTTTCCATTCTCACCAACTGTCCTAACATGGATGCCTTGTTTCATCTCAATTATTATTGGTTTTATATCAATGATAATATCTCTAAAAGTATATGCAAAAAAAGATTTATAA
- a CDS encoding S8 family peptidase, which produces MKKIIKFLLLINLIFGTFIPITAVYAEEKSQYYTILLKNYQNPQKLASKFQKYDMQVVYSVPEIGVIQVKATEKAMNMVHSDPNIDSYNKSLQSFNSREVATNVSSPLPLHEIWENQWDMQQVTHNGDSYRLYPGTKNVTVGIIDSGIDINHPDLKDNISPGSKNLVPKGGFRGQESQETGELNRLIDLRGHGTFTAGQVAANGFMKGAAPGIGIKMYRVFGNGAGEAIWVIKAIVEAAKDNVDVINLSLGEYLINGIVSSSYGESSEELSEIKAYKKAIKYAKSKGSVIVAAAGNDALNVTNKQEMNDFFRKKNENTGVTFNGEILDIPAELPNVVTVSSVGPPKLLSLFSNYGESFIDIAAPGGDNRLFQQYGLEQWVKNKLMLKELILTTAPGGGYALSVGVSLAAPKVSGALALIIDKNKFKNNPDKAVRYLYKNGVSNDTPINKSFYGNGFLDVYKALSQ; this is translated from the coding sequence ATGAAAAAAATAATTAAATTCCTTCTGTTAATTAACTTGATTTTCGGAACTTTCATACCTATCACTGCAGTTTATGCTGAAGAAAAATCACAATATTACACTATACTGTTGAAAAATTATCAAAATCCCCAAAAACTAGCTAGTAAGTTTCAAAAATATGATATGCAAGTAGTCTATAGTGTCCCAGAGATTGGTGTTATACAAGTGAAAGCTACCGAAAAAGCAATGAATATGGTTCATTCGGATCCTAATATAGATTCATATAATAAGTCATTACAATCGTTTAATTCAAGAGAAGTAGCAACCAATGTCTCTTCTCCCCTACCCTTACATGAAATATGGGAGAATCAATGGGATATGCAACAAGTAACCCATAATGGTGATAGCTATAGACTATATCCAGGAACTAAAAATGTAACTGTTGGTATCATTGATTCAGGCATTGATATAAATCATCCTGATTTAAAAGATAACATTTCACCTGGGTCTAAAAATTTAGTGCCTAAAGGTGGGTTTAGAGGGCAAGAATCTCAAGAAACAGGTGAATTAAATCGCCTAATAGATCTAAGAGGGCATGGAACTTTTACTGCTGGACAGGTTGCAGCTAATGGTTTTATGAAAGGGGCTGCTCCTGGTATTGGAATTAAAATGTATAGAGTGTTTGGTAATGGAGCAGGTGAGGCTATTTGGGTTATTAAAGCCATAGTTGAAGCTGCAAAAGATAATGTTGATGTTATTAATTTAAGTTTAGGAGAATACCTCATCAATGGTATAGTATCTTCTTCATACGGTGAATCTAGTGAGGAATTATCCGAAATTAAAGCTTATAAAAAAGCCATTAAATATGCTAAATCAAAGGGAAGTGTTATAGTTGCTGCGGCTGGTAATGACGCTCTTAATGTTACTAACAAGCAAGAAATGAATGATTTTTTCAGAAAAAAAAATGAAAATACTGGGGTAACATTTAATGGAGAAATATTAGATATTCCTGCTGAGTTGCCTAATGTAGTAACAGTTTCATCTGTTGGCCCACCTAAATTACTCTCCTTATTTTCAAATTATGGTGAAAGTTTTATAGATATTGCTGCACCTGGAGGAGATAATAGATTATTTCAGCAATATGGTTTAGAACAGTGGGTAAAAAATAAGTTAATGTTAAAAGAACTAATATTAACTACCGCTCCTGGTGGTGGTTATGCTCTCTCTGTAGGTGTTTCACTTGCTGCTCCAAAAGTATCAGGTGCTTTAGCATTAATTATTGATAAAAATAAATTTAAAAACAACCCCGATAAGGCCGTGAGATATCTTTATAAAAATGGGGTTAGCAATGATACCCCTATTAATAAAAGTTTTTATGGTAATGGTTTTCTTGATGTCTATAAGGCACTTTCCCAATAA